A genomic segment from Helicobacter sp. NHP19-012 encodes:
- the tgt gene encoding tRNA guanosine(34) transglycosylase Tgt, translated as MDFTLNGVDKKARAGTLKLAHGIVQTPIFMPVGTQASVKSLDAIDLQTHLNAPIILANTYHLYLRPGADLIHNLGGLHGFSQFQGNFLTDSGGFQAFSLQHNAKEHAEGIVFKSHIDGSLHLFTPAKVLDVQYALNSDICMVLDDLVGLPASFDRLKHAVEKTTEWARVSLEHHQTHASPTNHIFAIVQGGTDPHLRRQSALELGELDFDGYAIGGLAVGESADEMYRTIAHTTEFLSPHKPRYLMGVGTPQDILNAIELGVDMFDCVMPTRNARNGTLFTNLGKLSIKAQAQKSSDTPLDPKCGCYTCKHYSKAYLHHLFKARELLYFRLASLHNLHFYLELVRGAREAILRGEYADYKTCMLACY; from the coding sequence ATGGATTTTACCCTAAATGGCGTGGATAAAAAAGCACGGGCAGGGACTTTAAAATTAGCGCATGGCATAGTGCAAACCCCCATTTTCATGCCCGTAGGCACACAAGCCAGCGTAAAAAGCCTAGACGCCATAGACTTACAAACGCATTTAAACGCCCCCATTATTTTAGCTAACACCTACCACCTCTACCTAAGACCGGGGGCGGACTTGATCCACAATCTGGGCGGATTGCACGGCTTTAGCCAATTTCAGGGCAATTTTTTAACCGACAGTGGGGGCTTTCAAGCCTTTTCTCTGCAGCACAACGCCAAAGAGCACGCCGAGGGCATTGTGTTTAAATCCCATATTGATGGGAGTTTACACCTTTTTACCCCTGCTAAAGTCCTTGACGTCCAATACGCCCTAAACAGCGACATTTGCATGGTGCTTGATGATTTGGTGGGTTTGCCCGCCTCTTTTGATCGCCTAAAACACGCCGTAGAAAAAACCACAGAGTGGGCTAGGGTGAGCCTAGAACACCACCAAACCCACGCTAGTCCCACAAACCACATTTTTGCCATTGTGCAAGGCGGGACTGACCCACATTTACGCCGCCAAAGTGCGCTAGAGCTGGGGGAGCTGGACTTTGATGGCTATGCGATCGGGGGGCTGGCGGTGGGCGAGAGTGCAGATGAGATGTATAGGACCATTGCCCACACCACAGAGTTTCTATCTCCACACAAGCCCCGCTATTTAATGGGGGTGGGCACACCCCAAGACATACTAAACGCCATCGAGTTAGGCGTGGATATGTTTGACTGCGTGATGCCCACAAGGAACGCGCGCAATGGCACGCTTTTTACCAACCTTGGCAAACTTTCTATCAAAGCGCAAGCGCAAAAATCAAGCGACACCCCCCTAGACCCTAAATGTGGGTGTTACACCTGTAAACACTATTCTAAAGCCTACTTACACCACTTGTTTAAGGCTAGGGAGTTGCTCTATTTTCGCCTTGCAAGCCTGCATAATTTGCACTTTTACCTAGAGTTGGTTAGGGGAGCTAGGGAGGCGATTTTAAGGGGAGAGTATGCGGACTATAAAACCTGCATGTTAGCGTGTTATTAG
- a CDS encoding COG3400 family protein has product MKKVALIVEGVVAQKFMELVVSKFFSNNFYLVITKAPECLPPSLPSTFEVHIFDPTSSYRLSPLIDAHVSDAFVLLENVKEQQAVCEIIRQKNKEVRLVSLGQKWEGMKDEQLILLDPTQIIANKCIAKIPNVPSVPQGFGLEQGEVMEIGVPFGSVFAYRHIGSLRQKDYRIVGVYRKNSFHLSHPSMVIQPRDQLLVVGNPETLNNVYLQVKSNVGQFPVPFGRDFYLYVDMCLQSKEALQRDIDQALALHSQLKSAMLYIHVLNPTNHTAIEQIRTKEAKNIQVVVDFRGLNFATKLRQDSRKKIGLVIIGKEIFKRQVNRKALFESVSPIFKTNAKGLKGIKKSMVVLNNSMERNEDISSVMFDVCAQMDLKMLLYDFDPDKRHKMAVIENYSYLSHIYNRKIQVIRTQSKNPILFLNSLESPILQFLPFESCIIKNPFWGLFSTSPERMAFLNDMHPQMLIPVVE; this is encoded by the coding sequence TTGAAAAAAGTTGCCTTGATTGTGGAGGGCGTGGTCGCTCAAAAATTCATGGAGTTGGTTGTGTCTAAATTTTTTAGCAATAATTTTTACTTAGTCATCACCAAAGCTCCCGAGTGTCTACCCCCCAGTTTGCCAAGCACCTTTGAAGTGCATATTTTCGATCCCACTTCTAGCTACCGCCTAAGCCCACTCATCGATGCGCATGTGAGCGATGCCTTTGTCTTGCTGGAGAATGTCAAAGAGCAACAGGCGGTGTGTGAGATCATCCGCCAAAAAAATAAAGAGGTGCGGTTGGTGAGTTTGGGGCAAAAATGGGAGGGGATGAAAGACGAGCAACTTATTTTGTTGGACCCGACCCAAATCATCGCCAACAAGTGCATCGCCAAAATCCCTAATGTGCCCAGTGTCCCGCAAGGCTTTGGGCTCGAACAGGGCGAGGTGATGGAGATCGGCGTGCCTTTTGGGAGTGTCTTTGCCTACCGCCACATCGGTTCTTTGCGCCAGAAGGATTACCGCATTGTAGGGGTTTATCGCAAAAATAGCTTTCATTTAAGCCACCCCTCTATGGTGATACAGCCCAGAGATCAACTCTTGGTCGTGGGTAACCCCGAAACCTTGAATAATGTTTATTTGCAAGTCAAAAGCAATGTGGGGCAATTTCCCGTGCCTTTTGGGCGGGATTTCTACTTGTATGTGGATATGTGTCTGCAGTCTAAAGAAGCCCTACAAAGAGATATAGATCAAGCTCTAGCCTTGCATAGCCAGCTCAAAAGTGCCATGCTCTATATCCATGTGCTAAACCCCACAAACCACACAGCCATCGAGCAAATCCGCACCAAAGAAGCTAAAAATATCCAAGTTGTGGTGGATTTTAGGGGTTTAAACTTTGCTACGAAGCTGCGCCAAGACAGCCGAAAGAAAATCGGACTTGTGATCATCGGTAAAGAGATCTTTAAACGCCAAGTGAACCGCAAAGCTCTTTTTGAGAGCGTGAGCCCCATTTTTAAAACGAACGCCAAAGGACTTAAGGGCATTAAAAAAAGCATGGTCGTGCTCAACAATAGCATGGAACGCAATGAGGACATTTCCTCCGTGATGTTTGATGTGTGCGCCCAAATGGATTTAAAAATGTTGCTTTATGACTTCGACCCCGACAAACGCCACAAAATGGCAGTCATTGAAAATTACAGCTATCTCTCCCATATCTACAATAGGAAAATCCAAGTGATCCGCACCCAAAGCAAAAACCCCATTTTGTTTTTAAACAGCCTAGAAAGCCCAATTTTGCAATTCCTGCCCTTTGAATCTTGCATCATTAAAAACCCATTTTGGGGGCTGTTTTCTACAAGCCCTGAGCGTATGGCATTTTTAAACGACATGCACCCCCAAATGTTGATCCCGGTAGTGGAGTAG